CCCGTGTTGCCAATGAAATGGTAAAAAAAATTACCCCAATTATAAATGATATGCCACTTTGATTCAGTGACTAATGCATATTGAAATAAATAAATGATTGTAGGCTGTCAAACTTGGGCATGATCCTCGGAGAGAtgaagtttatatcgaaacacaTACATGCAAGAaaggggaaaggaaagggagTTATGTGCCGCAGGCAGAAACAACAATTGTATGtctcttttgccatgctttttCAATATTGCTCAGAATTGTAGAAGTAGAATTTACAGAGCTCGTAAATATCATTTTGCAGAAAGAACTCATAGAGAATGCTGAAAAGCACCCTGAATGGAAGGAAAAGAGCATTCAAGAAGGTGATCTGTTTGCACGCGTATGTGGAATGAAGGAGCCCAGGGGTCGTGTCCGTGTGTTAGGTCTAGGTCCAACACCTCAAGATTTGGGCACACCGGGTACACGGGGTAAATTGAGCACAAGAGTTCTAGTTGAAATGCAAGGGCGTCGAAAAGCTGAAAATCGCTATAACATGCTCCAGGGGCATGTGCAACAAATGGAAGAAAGAGTGAACCAAATGGAATTGATGTTAGCTTCACAAGGAAGGCATAATCTGGAAACTCCTAGCTCGCAGCATGGTTCCAATTCTCGACAAGTAATGAACTATTTCCACATCCTTTCAATGCATCATTAATCCATCTTGCATGCACTAACTCTATTTCCATATTGTTGTCTCGTAGAACTCCGGAGCTGAAGCTGAGGAACATAATGACGCTGAAGAAGATGTTGAACAGGATGATGAAGAGCCATTTGTTCAAAGAAGAGTTGTTGCAAAGCACCCTGCAAGAAGCTCATCAACCTATGAAGATGAAAACCTTGTAATCTTCACATCCTTACCTATATGTTTAAATTCTGTTTTGTTTTCATGTTTCTAAAATAATCATTGATTCAGATTGGTATGGATGTGCTTCTTTATGCATGGACTGGTCCTGAAACTCCTGTTGCCAAGGC
The sequence above is drawn from the Triticum urartu cultivar G1812 unplaced genomic scaffold, Tu2.1 TuUngrouped_contig_9540, whole genome shotgun sequence genome and encodes:
- the LOC125532273 gene encoding uncharacterized protein LOC125532273 — encoded protein: MAVKLGHDPRRDEVYIETHTCKKGERKGSYVPQAETTIKELIENAEKHPEWKEKSIQEGDLFARVCGMKEPRGRVRVLGLGPTPQDLGTPGTRGKLSTRVLVEMQGRRKAENRYNMLQGHVQQMEERVNQMELMLASQGRHNLETPSSQHGSNSRQNSGAEAEEHNDAEEDVEQDDEEPFVQRRVVAKHPARSSSTYEDENLIGMDVLLYAWTGPETPVAKATIISVDPDTIVGGETLGPGTYEVPVNVAIGRDATVPYEYDDLQIIADAITRSIAWPSSKMKPYKPGASSSSRR